In Centroberyx gerrardi isolate f3 chromosome 20, fCenGer3.hap1.cur.20231027, whole genome shotgun sequence, a genomic segment contains:
- the dkk1b gene encoding dickkopf-related protein 1b, which yields MLPAAVSLLAVCVLGSVGSVGSVGSSSLVLNSNAIKNPGGEPEDLDWTENHNLLLDPIQSLSCSADADCGESGFCFASRGSCLPCRRRRKRCTHDSMCCHGNRCSNGVCLPLDSDLVQQFVLEEMGPTVTISSDTSSSITSSITSNLQDQDLTLTPRGLEGERCLRSSDCSDGLCCARHFWSKICKPVLRDGQVCTKRRKKGALGLEIFQRCDCGAGLACRTQSGAEPHRLNKAARSLHTCQQH from the exons ATGCTGCCTGCTGCAGTCTCCCTGCTGGCCGTGTGTGTGCTCGGTTCTGTCGGTTCTGTCGGTTCTGTCGGTTCTTCCTCGTTGGTTCTGAACTCCAACGCCATCAAGAATCCTGGAGGAGAACCTGAAGACCTGGACTGGACGGAGAACCACAACCTGCTGCTGGATCCCATCCAG tctctctcttgctcggCCGATGCAGACTGTGGTGAGTCTGGTTTCTGTTTTGCGTCTCGTGGTTCCTGTTTGCCCTGCCGGCGCCGCAGGAAGAGATGCACGCATGACTCCATGTGTTGCCACGGCAACCGCTGCAGCAACG gtgtgTGTCTTCCTCTGGATTCAGACTTAGTGCAGCAGTTTGTATTGGAGGAGATGGGACCCACTGTTACCATCAGCAGTGATACTAGcagtagtattactagtagtattactagta ACCTGCAGGACCAGGATCTGACCCTGACACCCCGAG GTCTGGAAGGCGAGCGCTGCCTCAGGTCTTCAGACTGCTCTGATGGATTGTGCTGCGCTCGACACTTCTGGTCTAAGATCTGCAAACCGGTTCTGAGAGACGGACAG GTTTGTACGAAGCGCAGGAAGAAGGGAGCGCTTGGTTTGGAGATCTTCCAGCGCTGCGACTGCGGGGCGGGGCTTGCCTGCCGGACGCAGAGCGGGGCGGAGCCACACCGGCTGAACAAGGCCGCCAGGAGCCTGCACACCTGCCAgcagcactga
- the minpp1b gene encoding multiple inositol polyphosphate phosphatase 1b: MTKVFSKNRLLAAALGLVLTRMAYCSVSATGIPAVAKYFGTKARYEELNPRLLRDILSVNRSVLNPPPAARCTPIHLTAVIRHGSRFPTVKNIRRIQKLHELVVREAAGSEDWLREIKSSWDMWYTEDMDGQLVEKGRFDLRNLAKRLSVLFPSLLSQENLQQRRIRFLTSSKHRCVSSIEAFQQGLQEQWGGPDVQYQQEVNDELMRFFEHCRGYVDGVEKNRTALLEVEKFKGGEEMEGVRRRMGERLGLPHHRITPDLVEAAFFLCSYEFSIRSLHSPWCFLFDEDDAKVLEYKSDLKQYWKRGHGHAISSRSSCPLFHHIFNTLEEAGRSHRSGEPLSESASIQLGHAETLLPLLSLLGLYKDPAPPTALNYHTQHGRSFRSGRIVPYAANLLFVLYDCRRGPRLQLLLNEAPLRFPGLEEDAPPYEAVRDAYRHLLQGCDFHSECEVKPGRRTNTEL, from the exons ATGACCAAAGTTTTCTCCAAAAACCGTCTCCTGGCCGCGGCCCTCGGTCTGGTTCTGACCCGGATGGCTTACTGCTCGGTGTCCGCAACGGGAATCCCGGCTGTCGCCAAATACTTCGGGACCAAGGCTCGGTACGAGGAGCTGAACCCGCGGCTGCTGCGGGACATTTTGTCCGTCAACAGATCCGTGCTGAACCCCCCGCCGGCGGCCCGCTGCACCCCGATCCACCTGACCGCCGTGATCCGACACGGCAGCAGGTTCCCGACCGTTAAAAACATCCGGAGGATCCAGAAGCTGCACGAGCTGGTGGTGAGGGAGGCGGCGGGCTCCGAGGACTGGCTGCGGGAGATCAAGAGCAGCTGGGACATGTGGTACACCGAAGACATGGACG GTCAGCTGGTGGAGAAGGGCCGGTTCGACCTCAGGAACCTGGCGAAGCGTCTGTCCGTCTTGTTTCCGTCTCTTCTGTCGCAGGAGAACCTGCAGCAGCGCAGGATCCGCTTCCTCACCAGCTCCAAGCACCGCTGCGTCTCCAGCATCGAGGCCTTCCAGCAGGGGCTGCAGGAGCAGTGGGGGGGGCCAG acGTTCAGTACCAGCAGGAAGTGAATGACGAGCTGATGCGTTTCTTCGAGCATTGCCGTGGTTACGTGGATGGCGTGGAGAAGAACCGCACGGCGCTGCTGGAGGTGGAGAAGttcaaaggaggagaggagatggagggagtgaggaggaggatgggcgAGCGACTGGGCCTTCCTCACCACCGCATCACACCgg atcTGGTTGAAGCAGCGTTCTTCTTGTGTTCCTATGAGTTTTCTATCAGATCTCTTCATTCTCCCTGGTGCTTCCTGTTTGATGAGGATGATGCCAAA gttttGGAGTATAAGTCGGACCTGAAGCAGTACTGGAAGCGAGGTCATGGTCATGCGATCAGCAGCAGGTCCAGCTGTCCTCTGTTCCACCACATCTTCAACACCCTGGAGGAGGCGGGGCGCTCCCACAG GTCAGGTGAGCCTCTCTCTGAGTCGGCCTCCATCCAGCTGGGTCACGCCGAGACGCTCCTCCCCCTGCTCAGCCTGCTGGGACTCTACAAggaccccgccccccccaccgCCCTCAACTACCACACACAGCACG gcAGAAGTTTCCGGAGCGGCCGGATCGTCCCGTACGCCGCCAACCTGCTGTTCGTCCTGTACGACTGCCGGCGGGGTCccaggctgcagctgctgctcaaCGAGGCGCCGCTGCGGTTCCCGGGCCTGGAGGAGGACGCTCCGCCGTACGAGGCGGTCCGGGACGCGTACCGCCACCTGCTGCAGGGCTGCGACTTCCACAGCGAGTGTGAGGTGAAGCCCGGCCGCCGGACCAACACCGAACTCTGA
- the atad1b gene encoding LOW QUALITY PROTEIN: outer mitochondrial transmembrane helix translocase (The sequence of the model RefSeq protein was modified relative to this genomic sequence to represent the inferred CDS: inserted 2 bases in 1 codon) gives MVVKELPAEGLARPLGRSEVIGLLFRLTIFGAVTYFTIKWMVDAIDPTRKQKVEAQKQAEKLMRQIGVQNVKLSEYEMSIAAHLVDPLNMQIRWRDIAGLDEVITELKDTVILPVQKRHLFQGSRLLQPPKGVLLYGPPXCGKTLIAKATAKEAGFRFINLQPSTLTDKWYGESQKLAAAVFSLAVKLQPSIIFIDEIDSFLRSRSSSDHEATAMMKAQFMSLWDGLDTDYHCQVIIMGATNRPQDLDSAILRRMPTRFHINQPSQRQREQILKLILEDESVDLLVDLGDIAKETDGFSGSDLREMCRDAALLCVRDFVHTQTNDSPSEDFIRPIHQSDLQKAISKMKKSKTAGGQSVLMHAALD, from the exons atggtAGTGAAGGAGCTCCCTGCGGAGGGTCTGGCTCGTCCTCTGGGACGCAGCGAGGTGATTGGTCTGCTGTTCCGCCTCACCATCTTCGGAGCCGTCACTTACTTCACCATCAAGTGGATGGTGGACGCCATCGACCCCACCAGGAAGCAGAAGGTGGAGGCGCagaaacag gcagaGAAGTTGATGCGTCAGATTGGAGTTCAGAACGTCAAACTGTCAGAATATGAGATGAGCATCGCAGCTCACCTGGTCGACCCACTCAacatgcag atcAGATGGAGGGATATAGCCGGTCTGGATGAAGTGATCACCGAGCTGAAAGACACCGTCATCCTCCCTGTCCAGAAGAGACATCTGTTCCAGGGGTCCAGACTGCTGCAGCCACCTaaag gcGTGCTGCTGTACGGCCCCCC GTGTGGGAAGACGCTGATCGCCAAGGCGACGGCCAAGGAGGCGGGGTTCCGCTTCATCAACCTGCAGCCGTCCACTCTGACTGACAAGTGGTACGGCGAATCACAGAAGCTCGCCGCCGCCGTCTTCTCATTGGCTGTCAAGCTGCAGCCGTCCATCATCTTTATCGACGAGATAG actcgTTCCTGCGGAGTCGCTCCAGCTCGGACCATGAGGCCACAGCCATGATGAAGGCTCAGTTCATGAGTCTGTGGGACGGACTGGACACGGACTACCActgccag gttatCATAATGGGAGCCACTAATCGTCCTCAGGATCTGGACTCTGCTATTCTGAGGAGAATGCCAACCAGGTTCCACATAAACCAGCCt aGTCAGCGGCAGAGAGAGCAGATCCTCAAACTGATCCTGGAGGATGAGAGT gtggATCTGTTAGTCGACCTCGGCGACATCGCCAAGGAGACGGACGGTTTCTCAGGAAGTGACCTCAGAGAGATGTGTCGTGACGCCGCGCTGCTCTGCGTCCGAGACTTCGTCCACACACAGACCAACGacag tccttcAGAGGATTTTATTCGTCCGATCCATCAGTCTGATCTGCAGAAAGCCATCAGTAAGATGAAGAAGTCCaaaacagcaggaggacagagcGTCCTGATGCACGCTGCACTGGACTGa